gtaagtctgtgcctcgGAGCTAAACCCATGGACgtaggctgccgaagcggagcgcagggaacttaaccactgtgccacagggctggccccaacatatGGACATTTTTAATACACTGCTGGGATTACAAGGAAGTAAATATCTCCAAGGTCCCCCCAAaattaagcattaaaaataaataaataagtaaaaaattgaagaatagtGAGCAGACACCCAGGATGATGAGGGAAACATGGGAAAGCAGAGAATTCCTGAATTCCCTGGACACGGGGATAGAGAGCCATACTGGCCACACTGCAGTCCAGGAAACAAGCGTGGGCCCTTTGCGCAGGCACTTACGACACCAGGACCCCTTCCTCACACAGGAGGGCCCCTGCAGGGATGCACCCTCAGAATGTTCACAGGTAACAGGTGACAATTAAAAAGGAGCAAACGTTCAAAGAAACCATATGTGATTAGTGAGAATCACcagaaacaacacaaaacagaCTTAGACCCCCAAAGACTAAGGAACTGGAATTGTTAGGTATAGGatataaaataactatattttcaaatatattgaaatGTTCAAGAAATTGAAGCTGGAATCCAAAAAATGAGCATGCACCAAGAGAGCATCAAAAATGATCAGACTTAAGAAGCAAGTATAACTTTTAGATATGATAATAATTACGTTAAATGGAAGAGTTAAtcagcagattagacacagcCAATGATTTGGTGAACTGGAAAAGGGAGATGAAGAAATGGCCCAGAACCCAGCACAGAGACACAGGAGATGGAAAGCACAAGAGAGAGACGAACTGATGCGGGAGGTAGAGAAAACAGCTAAAGCTTTCATTTCATAGGAGTCCCCAAGAGAGAACAAGTAGAATGAATGAGACGGaattgaagagataatggctgagaactctCCAGATGTGATGAGAGACATGAGTCCGAGGAAACAGAGAACACAGGGTATACCAAGCGGGTAAATaagaacacacacacagctaCAAACATGCTTAAAACCACAGAACTCGAGAGACAGAGACGATCTTGAAATTACCCGGAGAGAACAGACGGCGCCCTTACTCCGGCGCCTATCTGAATGCTAACCCCGTCACAAGCTGAGCCCTGACCGGTCGCAGGATGAACTCTAACCTGCTCTCAGGCTGAGCCCTGACCGGTCGCAGGATGAACTCTAACCTGCTCTCAGGCTGAGCTCTGACCGGTCGCAGGATGAACTCTAACCTGCTCTCAGGGTGAGCCCTGACCGGTCGCAGGATGAACTCTAACCTGCTCTCAGGCTGGGAGCAGAAGCCAGGAAGGCCGGCTTTCTCTGAGCCTGGCCACGCGCCCTGCTCTGACAGCCATCTCCCCGTCCCCCGGGCTCCGCAGCCTCCCCGCAGCGCgggtcctgggggtggggaagggccgACGCCGCGCGGGGGAGTCCGGTGCCATCTCGCGGCTGCTCGGAGCACTGCACATCGAGCCGCGCCGCAGGCACGCGATTTCTGGGCCGGGATCCCGACACAGACCCCGAGCTCGCCAGCCTGGGGTCATCTTATGGGGGTCACAGGGGAGCTAGGGCCTCCCAGGATCCAGAGGTCTCGGGGTCCTTTGGAGAGGCCTCTAGGGGTCACATCCAGGCGCAGAGCTGCTCCTCCCCGTCGGTGGGGCGTCCTGCCCGCCCCCCGTTGCCGGACCCTGGGTGGTGGCTGGGTCCGGGGTTCCAAGGAGGGGGCGGCAGCAGCAGGCGGAGGCGCCGGGCCAGGCGGGCGCGGGCGGCCGAGGCGAGCACGAGCAGCGGAGGCAGCGAGAGGAAGCCCAGCACGATGAGCGCCGCCGAGCCGCGGTCCGAGAGCAGCGCGCGGCACGCGGGGCGGGGTGCCGGGTGGACCTGGGGACCGGGCGCGGtcaggcggggcggggccgggccgagGTGTGTGTGAgcgtggggtgggggggcgggggcggggcaggtGGACCTGGGGGCGGAGCCTCAATTCCGGGGCGGAGCCTGTTAGCTGGTGGaccggggcggggcctgggagaAGGTGGACCCGGGTCTCAACTATGGGGCGGGGTGTATAATAGGAagcaggtgggcagggagaggcctCGGGGCGGGGCCAAGGATGGGGCCTATGAGCaagtggagtggggtggggcctCAATTGCGGGGCGGGGCCTGGTGGACCCGGGCCAGGCCGGTGGTCAGGCAGGGCTTGGCCCGGCCTGAGGGCTGAGAGTGTGAGGTGTCTGGGGCTGGCTGTGGGCCAGTTTCTGAGTAGAGAACAGGAGATGGGGGACGCAGGCAGTAAATGACACTAGTAGGGAGTCCCTTGaagggaagctcagagaattgccgcctgcccccccccccccccccccccccttccccccccccgcTTTCGTCCCTACTCTGCTCTCCCATGCCCTTCCCTATGCTGGCATCTGACCTCGAGCCCCTGCCCGTGGCTGTCACTAGCTGGTGCCACCTTCTCTTCTGCCGCCCTGTGTTCAGTCCCTCTCCCCTGCCTTATGCCTACAGAAAGGGACAAGGGGTCCTGTCTGCCTACATCCTCCCTGCCCCAGACCAAGCCGTAGCCCATTCCACAGGGGGAAACCCAGCCCAAGGCAGCAGGAATCTGCAAGGGGCTgtctggggcggggggggggggcggtgaggggTGGGAAAGGGCTGTGGACTGGTGAAGTTTTGACAATatcttcatcttctcttcctggtacaccCCTCCTCTCCCTACCCAACCCAGCCGTCCAGGCCCTGGTGGCCCCTGGTACAAGGCTGGGAGGcctcaggggagggaggagctgtcCCCTCGGGTGACAAACAAAAGCCCTTCTTTTGCTGCGGCCATGTGGGGGGGCTTGGCAGAAGGGCTCTCCAGGGAGGGCACACGTGTCTCTGGGGACAAAGGGGCCATGCTGGAAGGGGGAAGCTTCACTTTCAGCCCCAGGACCCTGAACTTCTACAGGACCCCCACTCCCCAGAAACCCCAGCTagtcccccacctccacccacggAGGGCTCAGCTCACCCTTGAGTGGCACAGGAATCCCAGGTAGACGACAGCCACTGCCGGGAGCAGCACCAGCAAGAACACGGTCGTGGGCAGCAGCAGGTGGAACAGCAGCCCGGCCAGCACCCGGCCACACAGCAGCAGGGGCCTGAGGCTGCAGATGGCCAGGCCTGCCCACCTTGGGCACATCAGGGCTGAGGCCTGGTGGTCAGGAAGCCTTTGGGGCAGCATGGGTGTCGTGTCTGAAGCACCCCCTCCCtcatcctcctctgcctccctctcctgcttaCTCATGTTCTCCTGGCCAGAGGGCCTGGTAGGCTCACAGTGGTGGTTAGATGGCAGGCCTGAAGCCCCCAAGGGTCAACCCTAGGTCCCCAGGTCAGACCCCCTACGCAGACCCCAGCAACCGGATAGTAGACCTAGTTGGAGGGCAGGACCCTGGCCCAGGTAGGTCCAGTCCCGACCATCAGTCTCCAGAGCCACACTCCTGCTTCAGTTTCCCCCACTGCCAGGCTGGACCTCTGTGCCAGGCGACTACAGCTCCCACCCTGGCCGGCCTCTCCAGCCAGTTCCTGAGTGCCCTGGTCAGGGCCTGCACAGCTGTCCATATGGCCCGGCATTAGAGCCCTCCTCTCTCCTGGTCCCGCCCTCTTCCCGCTTCTAGATCCCACACGCGACAACTTCATTTCATAGGTCTGGACTCTGACAACTGCCCCATCACTAGCTGCCACGTAGAGGTCACCACCCACTCCACTTCCCAGCCCCGGCCCCTGCTGGTCCCCTCGtttccagccctgccccctctcagcctcaggaaaaaagggaagatacTGGCTGCCTACACTGTAGGGCTGAAAGGGCACGTGGGCATGCATGTGAAACACTTGATGCAggacccagcacacagtaggcactcaataacaGCAGGTACGATTCCTGGCATCCTTTGTTTCAGAATCCAATCCAGCCTGAAAACAGTGGGAAGATGTATTGTGTTATTTCAAGTCAGGGGAAGCATTCCCAGCCCCTCTAAAAACCCCAActaatttccccaaatatttctaaaatcctCCTAACAACTAGGGTTTTCCTGCATGACATACGGCATTTCAAACACCACTTACGTAACCAGCTGACGCTTACACTGAGTTGGTTATCTGCAAGCTGAACGAAGGAGGCCGTGCGGCAGGCAGCCAATGGGAACCAGTTCCCACCCTTCGCTTCGCCCTCCCAACCTTCTCCTGATATCCTCCTAGCCTCTCAAGCTCGCTACCTCCCTTCACACACGTTGGAAGGGGAAGATGACAGCAATCATGCACAGGCCCTGTCAGGACAACGGCTGAGGCTCCCCTGCGGTGCGTGCCAAGCCCTGCTGCCCTGCGCACACACAATTTAACTGTCTTCACTGGCACACGCAGGCCAACATCTTACAGTAGCTGTTTACTTATTCAGATAGTGAATTTGGAGTAGAAAATGTTGCAAATGATAATGTTTGGATAGACACAGTTCAGATGGAGAGGATCCCTACTGTATCTCCTTTCTAAGCCCACCCTGTCCTCAgatccctcattcattcatttgctcattcgaCAAACACTCACTGAgctcccactgtgtgccaggcacatctCTAGACCCCTTGGGTTCAGTGGTGAGTCAGGCCAGCAGAGGCCACTGCCCTGTAGGGGATGGCTCTCGCGGGCGCGCTGCCAGCCTGGCACGAATCCACAGAGGCCACATGAGCAAGCTGCCATGCCTTAGGCTATGGAAGAACATAGGAAgacaggccacacagctggctctcactgcctcctgccttccaggaggCTGTCATGAGGCTCCCATGGCTCTGACGAGGTGTGGGACGTTCCACCACGCCCCCAGGGTGCAGCCGTAGCACAGAAGTGGTTCCTCAGCAACAGGGTGCCCACGCCCCGCAGGGCCACCTGTCATCTGGTTCTGTTCATCTCAGTGCCATCCTGTGGAACAAGAGATGCAGGGAGCTGACATCTCTGCTCATCTTGCTTTTGCTGGCTACTTAAGCAGTAAACGGAATCCACCCAGAGCACATTGCTTCTTTAGCCACTGAATCTGCCAGCCTGTGTGATGTGCCTTGTGGAGCTTTCATtctagaagagggaggcagacatttaaaataaaatagacaggTACTTTCGCGGAGTggtaagtgctaagaagaaataaaatggtctcGGACAAGGTTGCTTCAGCTTGGGAGTCAGGCTCGAGCATCCCTCTGGGGAGGTGACATCTGAACAGAGTGACTGAGGCTCATGGGGGAGGGTCCATGTGGTGTGAGGGTGGGATGGAGACCCTCAGCCCCTTGCCTGGAGACCCACCCTTGGGGCCTGGCACCTGGAAGGGCTGCTCTCttagggaggtggaggaggggccaaggctctgctgcctctctctggggGGAGCGGGCAGGGCAAGGCCCTCAGGATACCTCATCCCCGGGAACCTgcggggctggaggagggctggggtgggagtgacCACCCCAAAACTCTGCTGCCTCCTGGTGGACAGTCACAAGAGGCAACTGCAGTGGGGAGACTGCAGGAGCTGGCCGCACCTCCTTCTTCATCTCGTCTCTGGACAGGTGGCCTTACCCAGGGATTGGGGGATGGGAAGGCGTCCTCAAGGCCAGTCCCCCACAGGCTCACCCTGCCCCGGGGTCCCAGAATCAAGGAGGCCCATACTGGAGACCTTGCTCAGGCCCCTCTGGCGGCATCACTTTTCCACCTCCAGATGCAGTTTCTCTCGTAAAAACCCTCCCTTTGCAGTTGAACATTTCTGCTGCCCCGGGGTCCGCCCCTTCATAGCCTCTGCCGACTTGCCTCAACCTACTCTCGAGGGATTTCCTATGCCCCCTCCGATGCAGGTCACCTGCCTGGTGTCCGTGGTGAATACTCTGTCCTCCTGCACCATCTGCGTGGAAGGGAAGGGACCCACCTCACCatgcccacctccccagcctggaATCAGGAGAGAGGCCAGGCTCCAGCTCCGGGGTGGTCTTAGCCATCAGGGACAGGAGTAGGGGTGAGGGGCAGGACTGAGGGAGGGACACCTCAGGAGTCACGTGGGTGTCTGCCCAGGGGCAAGTTGTGGCACATCAAAGACTGTGCTCCTTGGAGGAACTGCCGTTCATGGGCATGTTCCTGCCTGCCTGGCCTTTGTCTCTGGGCGGGAGGCCAAGCCAGGTCCCCGGCAGTTGGCACGGGAGGAGGagtgctggggcaggggctgctggcAGGCAGTGCCTCCCCTTAAGTTAAACAGGGTGGGGAAGTGGCCCGCAGCCTGGCCCAGGTGGcagctctgcctccccaccccccacactgctgcagctccagccttCAGAAGGAGTGTCATGAGAGGGCCACTGGGCTGTGGCTGAGCCAAGACCGGTATGGAGAGGACCCCCAGCCAGAGGACAGAGCCTCTGGGCAGACTCCTTCTGGGGGTGACTGGAGTCAAGCCCCTCAGAAGGCTAAGTGGTGGCATGGTCCCCTGGGAGATGAGGAGTCCATATTGGCCTGGGGACACATGGGCCAGGGCTGGCCAGAGGCCTCCAGCATCCATGCAGGATTCCTATTCTTCCAAGATGGACCCTGGGAGCTCTGAGCTGGGGGAGCAGGACCTGACAGAGGAACTGCGGTGGATGGAGCTGGGCTTGGAGGAGGCCCTGGGAGCTGAGACAGAGGGGCCCAGTGTCCTACAGGCCGGGGGGCGCCTGCTGCAGGCCGTGTGGAGGGGTCCTGTGGGCCTGGCTACGCAGCTGCTGCAGCAAGGGGCCAGTGTGGAGGAGAGGTGAGCCCCAGGGCAGGACATGGTCTCTTcaccagggagggaggaggtggggNNNNNNNNNNNNNNNNNNNNNNNNNNNNNNNNNNNNNNNNNNNNNNNNNNNNNNNNNNNNNNNNNNNNNNNNNNNNNNNNNNNNNNNNNNNNNNNNNNNNNNNNNNNNNNNNNNNNNNNNNNNNNNNNNNNNNNNNNNNNNNNNNNNNNNNNNNNNNNNNNNNNNNNNNNNNNNNNNNNNNNNNNNNNNNNNNNNNNNNNNNNNNNNNNNNNNNNNNNNNNNNNNNNNNNNNNNNNNNNNNNNNNNNNNNNNNNNNNNNNNNNNNNNNNNNNNNNNNNNNNNNNNNNNNNNNNNNNNNNNNNNNNNNNNNNNNNNNNNNNNNNNNNNNNNNNNNNNNNNNNNNNNNNNNNNNNNNNNNNNNNNNNNNNNNNNNNNNNNNNNNNNNNNNNNNNNNNNNNNNCAGGGGAAAGGTAGCAGCTCCCTTCCCTAGGCCAGGGTCCTTTCACTGGGCGAGTGGGCAGAACTGTGGTccgtggggaggggtggagacgGTTCCTTCATGGGCAAAGGTAGCAGATCCCATTCCCAGGCCCGGGCCTCCTTACTGGAGGGAGGGGAGCTTCACTGGGCGGGGCAGGCCTCGGCCGTCCCCACTCTGCCCTCGCTCGCCTCGCAGGGACCACGCCGGCAGGACCCCACTCCACCTGGCCGTGCTGCGTGGCCACGTGCCCCTGGTGCGTCTCCTGCTGCAGCGCGGGGCCCCGGTGGGAGCCGCGGACCGCGAGGGGCGCACGCCGCTGCACGAGGCTGCCTGGCACGGTCACTCGCTGGTGGCCGAGCTGCTGCTGCGGCGCGGGGCCCCGGTGGCCGCGCGCTCCAGGGCAGGCCTCACGCCGCTGCACTGGGCCGCCGCGCTGGGCCGCACGCTGCTGGCCCGGCGCCTGCTGAGCGCGCCGGGCCCGGACCCCGCGGCGGTAGACGCGCGCGGCTGGACGGCGGCGCAGTGGGCGGCTGCGGGCGGCCGGCTGCCGGTGCTTGAGCTGCTGGCGGCGGGCGGCGACACGGGCCTGGACGGCGCCCTGAACGTGGCGGCCGCGGCCGGGCGCGCGGCGGCGCTGCGCCTTCTCCTGGCGCGTGGGGCGCTGGTGGACGCCCGGGACGGCGCGGGGGCCACGGCGCTCGGCATCGCGGCTGGCCTGGGCCGCCGGCAGGTAAGTCCTAACCCAGCCCCCGTCCCAACCCAGCCCCCCGAAGCGACGGGGCTGCACCACCCTACCCCACCCAGTTGCGGGGAGGGCGCAAACGGGGTGGACCCCTCGGGTAGGTGGGGCTGGAGGCGCCTGCACTCTCCGCCCAAGGCCACAGGGTGGGAGGGTGGCCAGGAGGGGCCGGCGGCTACTTTGCTCTCGTTAACCCGCTCATGGAAGGGGGACGCGGGGAGGCCCTGGGGACGAGGGGGATGGGATGGGACATGACACATGACATGCTTGGCCTGttatttggactttattctagtGGCCgtagcaacaaatatttattgagcaccaggcCTGTGCTTGAGTCCAGCCAGCACC
This genomic interval from Equus quagga isolate Etosha38 chromosome 5, UCLA_HA_Equagga_1.0, whole genome shotgun sequence contains the following:
- the TMEM88B gene encoding transmembrane protein 88B, producing the protein MSKQEREAEEDEGGGASDTTPMLPQRLPDHQASALMCPRWAGLAICSLRPLLLCGRVLAGLLFHLLLPTTVFLLVLLPAVAVVYLGFLCHSRVHPAPRPACRALLSDRGSAALIVLGFLSLPPLLVLASAARARLARRLRLLLPPPPWNPGPSHHPGSGNGGRAGRPTDGEEQLCAWM
- the ANKRD65 gene encoding ankyrin repeat domain-containing protein 65 isoform X1, which produces MVPWEMRSPYWPGDTWARAGQRPPASMQDSYSSKMDPGSSELGEQDLTEELRWMELGLEEALGAETEGPSVLQAGGRLLQAVWRGPVGLATQLLQQGASVEERDHAGRTPLHLAVLRGHVPLVRLLLQRGAPVGAADREGRTPLHEAAWHGHSLVAELLLRRGAPVAARSRAGLTPLHWAAALGRTLLARRLLSAPGPDPAAVDARGWTAAQWAAAGGRLPVLELLAAGGDTGLDGALNVAAAAGRAAALRLLLARGALVDARDGAGATALGIAAGLGRRQDMEVLLDHGADPSLKDRHGRSALHRAATSGHLPAVQLLAAWGAEVDARDSLGLTPLHHAARGGHVEVASHLLDRGAKVNAAGWLHKTPLHLAMERGHGPTTELLLSRGANPTLRTQWGEVAQDLVSEGGLPQALPTLCREQVEC
- the ANKRD65 gene encoding ankyrin repeat domain-containing protein 65 isoform X2, producing MDPGSSELGEQDLTEELRWMELGLEEALGAETEGPSVLQAGGRLLQAVWRGPVGLATQLLQQGASVEERDHAGRTPLHLAVLRGHVPLVRLLLQRGAPVGAADREGRTPLHEAAWHGHSLVAELLLRRGAPVAARSRAGLTPLHWAAALGRTLLARRLLSAPGPDPAAVDARGWTAAQWAAAGGRLPVLELLAAGGDTGLDGALNVAAAAGRAAALRLLLARGALVDARDGAGATALGIAAGLGRRQDMEVLLDHGADPSLKDRHGRSALHRAATSGHLPAVQLLAAWGAEVDARDSLGLTPLHHAARGGHVEVASHLLDRGAKVNAAGWLHKTPLHLAMERGHGPTTELLLSRGANPTLRTQWGEVAQDLVSEGGLPQALPTLCREQVEC